The proteins below are encoded in one region of Defluviitalea raffinosedens:
- a CDS encoding GNAT family N-acetyltransferase, which yields MVIETDRLILREMTEDDFDALYVVFADSDIMTHYPYTFDEDRVREWIRKNIERYNIFGFGLWAVILKETGEVIGDCGLTMQIINGQIKPEIGYHIRKDCQRRGYASEAARAVRDWTFMNTPFNIVYSYMKYTNVPSYRTAIAYGCHLVDVLEDENNEII from the coding sequence ATGGTTATAGAAACAGACAGATTAATTTTACGGGAAATGACTGAAGATGATTTTGATGCTTTATATGTTGTTTTTGCAGATTCGGATATTATGACGCACTATCCATATACCTTTGACGAGGATAGAGTCAGAGAATGGATAAGAAAAAATATAGAAAGATACAATATTTTTGGCTTTGGCTTGTGGGCTGTGATTTTGAAAGAGACTGGTGAAGTGATTGGGGATTGTGGTCTTACAATGCAAATCATTAATGGGCAGATAAAGCCAGAAATAGGATATCATATTCGAAAAGATTGTCAGAGGCGAGGATATGCCAGTGAGGCTGCAAGAGCAGTAAGAGACTGGACGTTTATGAATACGCCTTTTAATATCGTTTATTCCTATATGAAGTATACGAATGTTCCATCATATCGAACGGCGATAGCTTATGGCTGTCATCTGGTTGATGTGCTTGAAGATGAGAATAATGAAATCATC